A portion of the Homalodisca vitripennis isolate AUS2020 chromosome 2, UT_GWSS_2.1, whole genome shotgun sequence genome contains these proteins:
- the LOC124355897 gene encoding uncharacterized protein LOC124355897, whose product MGREREVPGCGDCCVERFCWTDTKKPRLVTLTDCSFFERTRLDLETYFGLVTTLLHLKPPRQRYISLEFGVSSNCVVDWYSFCREVYFHHISTTSKKIGGPLTVVEIDEAKFGKRKYNRGRNIQGQWVFGGIERQSRESFLVPVDQRDRDTLLDIIQQWVLPGTTIVSDCWRAYNCLGDEGFRHLTVNHSINFVDPNTGAHTNTIERHWREVRANIPRYGVRTDHFVGYLAEFLFKTKYRVNALLGAI is encoded by the exons ATGGGTCGAGAGAGAGAAGTGCCAGGTTGTGGTGATTGTTGTGTGGAGAGGTTTTGTTGGACTGACACAAAGAAGCCTCGACTCGTCACTCTGACAGATT GTTCATTTTTCGAAAGAACGCGACTAGATTTAGAGACctattttggtttggtgaccacgTTGCTTCACCTCAAGCCTCCGAGACAACGATACATTTCCTTAGAGTTTGGCGTTTCTTCAAATTGTGTGGTGGACTGGTATTCTTTCTGCCGCGAAGTGTACTTTCATCACATTTCAACGACGTCGAAGAAAATTGGCGGACCTTTGACAGTCGTTGAAATTGACGAGGCAAAATTTGGAAAGAGAAAGTACAATCGCGGCAGAAATATTCAGGGACAGTGGGTTTTTGGGGGAATAGAAAGGCAGAGCAGAGAGTCCTTCCTTGTTCCTGTAGATCAACGCGATAGGGACACTCTGCTCGACATAATTCAACAATGGGTTCTGCCAGGTACCACAATTGTTAGCGACTGTTGGCGGGCCTACAATTGTCTCGGTGACGAGGGATTTAGGCACTTAACGGTCAATCACTCAATAAACTTTGTCGACCCTAACACCGGCGCCCACACAAACACAATTGAGAGACACTGGAGGGAAGTCAGGGCCAACATCCCTCGGTATGGTGTCCGGACTGACCATTTTGTTGGGTACCTGGCAGAATTCCTTTTTAAGACAAA ATATCGCGTCAACGCTCTCCTAGGAGCTATTTGA